One Thermicanus aegyptius DSM 12793 DNA segment encodes these proteins:
- a CDS encoding DUF3987 domain-containing protein, protein MELKETSLNLGRILDFDEIISLFNCKLIPLKGESDKNRVIKPPEKRYSEAKKPLETGWNSPDYKGISSDEAWALDVIQGGWIGMLIPSGYIVVDIDDKAEAELLNGVLKEQGLKYHYIITPHGGQFIFRDTGRVERQNVKAFTPLGFLADYRLPNKGYIVLPSATTIGRYWETVSDEALSPLPSWLEILSTKKEERPFELPIAEGARNDTLFRHASRLQQYGYTDDEIYKIIEMMNAYLVSPPLGDREIQTLIRSALRYEKGSSSIITPVEYFDEETLAVPFKEEKVEPFPEVFPEPLQRFIKEASKSLYCPPDFLGVPMLSIAGSLIGNSAYIKPKDDWKEYARIWSLIIGKPGDKKTPALKLLMEPIFSIQERLKMRYEFEKAQYEEELQRHAEDKKQPKPIPPIMRQIYTTDATIESLAELLKINNNGLLIYQDEAAGWVLSMNQYKGGKGSDKQQALSLWSGTSLMVNRKGREPLYITNPFVGFTGGIQPQTLGQLRSEMSETDGFIHRFIFAFPEPVKQDITLDVVSIETKQAWDNACKKLNEIGLEGQIELNLTKDALDTWMEWMRGNINEQEADDFPEHLLGPWAKFGSYSLRISMVLHLLRYVTGEVNNKENVDYETMIRTIKLMQYLKSHARKVYSMLRETPEDKKIRLAIKWIEKHGGEVSYRDLVRYKVAGVKKATEAVALVNEIIQRGHAIDVKDGKSQKIKLVKGG, encoded by the coding sequence ATGGAGCTTAAAGAAACTTCTTTGAACTTAGGAAGGATATTAGATTTTGACGAGATAATAAGCCTATTCAATTGCAAGCTTATTCCCTTAAAAGGGGAATCTGATAAGAATAGAGTCATTAAACCACCGGAGAAAAGGTACAGTGAAGCAAAAAAACCTTTAGAGACCGGATGGAATTCACCGGATTACAAAGGAATATCTAGCGATGAAGCCTGGGCATTGGATGTGATCCAAGGCGGATGGATAGGGATGCTCATTCCATCTGGTTATATTGTAGTCGATATTGACGATAAGGCCGAAGCGGAGCTATTAAACGGCGTTTTAAAGGAGCAAGGCCTTAAATACCATTACATCATAACACCGCACGGGGGACAGTTTATCTTTCGGGATACCGGAAGAGTGGAACGGCAGAACGTGAAGGCCTTTACTCCTTTAGGTTTCCTTGCGGATTATAGGTTACCAAATAAAGGGTATATCGTTTTACCATCCGCGACAACAATAGGAAGATACTGGGAAACTGTCAGTGATGAAGCATTATCCCCTCTTCCTAGTTGGCTGGAGATATTAAGCACAAAAAAAGAAGAGCGCCCATTTGAGCTACCTATAGCGGAGGGCGCAAGGAACGATACTCTATTTAGGCACGCAAGCAGGCTTCAACAGTACGGTTACACGGATGATGAGATCTATAAGATTATCGAGATGATGAATGCTTACCTTGTATCACCGCCATTGGGTGATAGGGAGATTCAAACGCTCATCAGAAGTGCCTTAAGATACGAAAAAGGATCTAGCAGTATTATAACACCTGTAGAATATTTTGATGAAGAAACTTTAGCAGTACCGTTTAAGGAAGAGAAGGTAGAACCTTTTCCAGAGGTATTTCCAGAGCCTTTACAACGATTCATAAAGGAAGCCTCCAAATCGTTATATTGTCCTCCTGATTTTCTAGGAGTGCCCATGTTGTCAATAGCAGGCTCTCTCATAGGAAACAGCGCTTATATTAAACCAAAGGACGATTGGAAGGAATATGCTAGGATATGGTCTCTTATCATTGGTAAACCAGGAGATAAGAAAACACCAGCTCTTAAATTATTGATGGAGCCAATTTTCTCCATCCAAGAGCGGCTTAAAATGCGCTATGAGTTTGAAAAAGCGCAGTATGAAGAGGAACTTCAGCGCCATGCGGAGGACAAGAAGCAACCGAAGCCCATTCCCCCTATAATGAGGCAAATTTATACAACGGACGCTACCATAGAATCCTTGGCCGAACTACTAAAAATTAACAATAATGGGCTTCTCATTTATCAAGATGAAGCAGCCGGATGGGTACTATCCATGAATCAATACAAAGGCGGGAAGGGATCCGACAAGCAGCAAGCATTGTCTTTGTGGAGCGGCACCAGTCTTATGGTCAATAGAAAAGGAAGAGAGCCGCTTTATATTACTAACCCGTTTGTGGGCTTTACCGGAGGAATCCAGCCTCAGACCTTAGGACAGCTAAGAAGCGAGATGTCAGAAACGGACGGGTTTATACACCGGTTCATATTCGCTTTCCCTGAACCGGTTAAACAAGATATTACCTTAGATGTTGTTTCTATTGAGACTAAGCAAGCTTGGGATAATGCATGTAAAAAGCTTAATGAAATAGGTTTAGAAGGGCAAATAGAATTAAATCTTACCAAAGATGCCTTAGATACATGGATGGAATGGATGAGGGGAAACATAAATGAGCAAGAAGCAGATGATTTCCCAGAACATCTCTTAGGGCCTTGGGCTAAGTTTGGGAGTTATTCTTTACGCATATCAATGGTCCTCCATTTATTACGATACGTTACCGGCGAAGTGAACAACAAAGAGAATGTAGATTATGAGACTATGATTAGAACCATTAAACTAATGCAATACCTAAAATCACACGCTAGAAAAGTATATTCGATGCTCAGGGAGACACCTGAGGACAAAAAGATCAGATTAGCAATCAAGTGGATTGAGAAGCATGGAGGAGAGGTTAGTTATAGGGATCTTGTTAGATACAAAGTAGCAGGAGTAAAAAAAGCTACTGAAGCCGTTGCATTGGTGAATGAGATTATTCAAAGGGGACACGCCATAGATGTAAAAGACGGCAAATCCCAAAAAATTAAACTGGTAAAAGGGGGATAG
- a CDS encoding phage major capsid protein, which produces MKFNTVQEAFNFYRNYTLAQIEQRAQEIGKIIDTDPNADIQALNIELDGLKEAKKNIEERSKAPQGQSFNPVTGMSFQVKDRLPEGDLFASQEYRSAFFKNLLGQKMTDLETKVFNRAKELMETERRADAFNTTTNSAAVLPTVTLNEVISKAREMGGLISVARNFNLPAKVSVPIGTPATKAAWHTEGTVVDRQSLTTTNISFNAYEILKIFSMSAAVSRTSISAFEAYLIQELNASVMETIADALVNGTGVNQGTGVLTGITWDETNSFTFPLNGTPTYKDFTKMMAMLKRGYAGGSAFAMNNATLYNLVYGLEDSQGRPIFITDPKTEGIGYILGRPVVVDDFIPDDVILLGNFQYLGYNLPQGIMIEVSRESGFTSGLIDYRAMAIADTKPLVSEAFVKLSRATA; this is translated from the coding sequence ATGAAATTTAATACCGTTCAAGAAGCGTTTAACTTTTACCGGAACTATACCCTTGCCCAGATTGAACAACGGGCGCAAGAGATCGGCAAGATCATTGACACGGACCCCAATGCCGACATTCAGGCCTTAAACATTGAACTGGATGGCCTGAAGGAGGCCAAAAAGAACATCGAGGAGCGGAGTAAAGCTCCTCAAGGACAGTCTTTTAACCCTGTAACCGGCATGAGCTTTCAGGTAAAGGACCGCTTGCCGGAAGGGGATCTCTTCGCAAGCCAGGAGTACCGCAGCGCCTTCTTCAAGAACCTCCTGGGACAGAAGATGACCGATCTTGAGACCAAGGTCTTTAACAGGGCCAAGGAGCTCATGGAGACGGAACGGAGGGCCGATGCGTTCAACACGACCACCAATAGCGCAGCCGTTCTCCCCACCGTCACCCTGAATGAAGTGATTAGCAAGGCACGGGAAATGGGCGGTTTAATCAGCGTGGCCAGGAACTTCAACCTGCCGGCCAAGGTATCCGTACCCATCGGGACCCCTGCAACCAAGGCGGCATGGCATACGGAGGGAACCGTGGTAGACCGCCAGAGCCTTACCACTACCAACATTAGCTTTAACGCTTATGAGATCCTGAAGATCTTCTCCATGAGCGCAGCCGTAAGCCGGACTTCTATTAGCGCCTTTGAGGCCTACCTCATTCAGGAGCTTAACGCAAGCGTGATGGAAACCATTGCGGATGCTTTGGTGAACGGAACCGGAGTCAATCAGGGGACCGGCGTATTAACCGGGATCACCTGGGACGAAACCAACAGCTTTACCTTCCCGCTTAACGGAACCCCGACCTATAAGGACTTTACCAAGATGATGGCTATGCTCAAGAGAGGGTATGCAGGAGGATCCGCCTTTGCGATGAACAACGCTACCCTGTATAACCTGGTTTATGGCCTGGAGGATAGCCAGGGAAGACCCATCTTCATCACAGATCCTAAGACGGAAGGGATTGGGTATATCCTAGGCCGCCCTGTGGTAGTGGATGACTTCATCCCCGATGACGTGATTCTCCTGGGGAACTTCCAATACCTTGGATACAATCTCCCTCAAGGGATCATGATTGAAGTAAGCCGGGAATCTGGATTCACGAGCGGGCTTATTGACTACCGGGCAATGGCTATTGCCGATACCAAGCCTTTGGTAAGCGAGGCCTTTGTGAAACTCTCCAGGGCGACAGCTTAA
- a CDS encoding HNH endonuclease: MAQDYAKAFYKSRAWIKCRDGFLKSRHYICERCGGLAVIVHHKNPITPENIDDPYVTLNWDNLMALCHECHNCIHGSQITADGLTFDVNGNLIQIDSPRSSAAG; this comes from the coding sequence ATGGCTCAGGACTATGCGAAAGCGTTCTATAAAAGCAGAGCCTGGATCAAGTGCAGGGATGGCTTCTTGAAGAGCCGACACTATATCTGTGAACGTTGCGGGGGATTGGCGGTTATTGTTCACCATAAGAATCCCATCACACCGGAAAACATTGATGACCCTTATGTGACGTTAAACTGGGATAACCTAATGGCCTTGTGTCATGAATGCCATAATTGTATTCATGGCAGCCAAATCACAGCCGATGGATTAACCTTTGACGTAAATGGAAATCTAATCCAAATTGACTCCCCCCGGTCCAGTGCAGCAGGCTAA
- a CDS encoding phage gp6-like head-tail connector protein, giving the protein MILTIEEARDAVRVDGPDNDVILVPLLEAIPHYLEVSTGKNWETEPIHPLAKTTAKFILELWYNPQGPDTERLKKTIDSLLTALTAIGRTLP; this is encoded by the coding sequence ATGATCCTCACCATCGAAGAGGCCAGGGATGCCGTCAGGGTAGATGGACCGGATAATGATGTGATCTTGGTTCCATTACTAGAGGCAATCCCTCATTACCTGGAAGTATCAACAGGAAAGAACTGGGAAACGGAACCGATCCACCCATTAGCCAAGACCACCGCTAAGTTTATCTTGGAACTGTGGTATAACCCACAAGGGCCGGACACCGAACGGTTAAAGAAAACCATCGACAGCCTTCTCACCGCCTTAACGGCGATAGGAAGAACTTTACCCTAA
- a CDS encoding HK97 family phage prohead protease has protein sequence MKEIRTAEIRAAEGNDLILEGYPIVFEQPTTIQEAFGEYTEVIKRGALDSADLSDTRLIYNHDLSKIPLARTPKTMKLTIEPAGLRMVAHLPDTEEARAIHTAVRRGDLSGMSFAFKVPEGGSTFDPITNTRTITRIEKVYEVSITPFPAYPQTSVEARTAILGMREKLKSPERAAAKIKIHQILRRSI, from the coding sequence ATGAAGGAAATTAGGACTGCAGAGATCCGGGCAGCCGAAGGAAACGATCTGATCCTTGAAGGCTATCCCATTGTGTTTGAACAGCCAACGACCATTCAAGAGGCCTTTGGCGAATATACCGAAGTGATTAAACGCGGCGCTCTGGATTCGGCAGACCTGAGCGATACCCGTTTAATATATAATCACGACCTCTCCAAGATCCCCTTGGCGAGAACTCCAAAGACGATGAAACTTACCATCGAGCCGGCAGGCTTAAGGATGGTGGCTCATCTCCCCGATACCGAAGAAGCAAGAGCCATCCATACGGCAGTACGGAGAGGCGATCTATCGGGCATGAGCTTTGCGTTTAAGGTCCCAGAGGGCGGCAGCACCTTTGACCCGATCACGAACACCCGAACCATTACCCGAATTGAGAAAGTCTATGAAGTGTCCATTACCCCCTTTCCTGCCTATCCCCAAACATCCGTGGAGGCGAGAACCGCCATTCTAGGGATGCGGGAGAAACTCAAATCCCCGGAGAGGGCAGCGGCGAAAATTAAAATCCATCAGATCCTAAGGAGGAGCATTTAA
- a CDS encoding phage portal protein, giving the protein MPNLLQRLFNRKKEPSRVDRVDVMSGSPATFTPFSGDAYESDIYRAAVDAIARNAAKLKASHVVTMGGQRRPGDSFLNRILQVRPNPYMTAYDLLYKLTTHYYLFNNAFAYLQKDERGNLQAIWPLRPLSMEYLMDATGTLYARFVFSGGQEVTLPFSEVFTVRRHFNGNDLLGDPNTAILPTLDLAHTQNEGLKNAIRANATIRGILKFQQVLSPEKLKAEKEAFINDYLTITNAGGIAALDSKSEYIPLELKPYSIDDKQLQAVKQKIYDYLGISEKIVNSTYNEEEWAAFYESVIEPLALQFSLELTDKLFTPREQAFGNSILLESNRLQFASNTTKTNILKELMPLGLFTINQALEILNLPSVEDGDRRLQTLNVVSAEKADQYQLGGNNE; this is encoded by the coding sequence ATGCCTAATCTTCTACAAAGACTATTCAACCGAAAGAAAGAACCGTCCAGGGTAGACCGTGTGGACGTGATGAGCGGAAGCCCGGCCACCTTCACTCCCTTCTCTGGAGATGCCTATGAGAGCGACATTTACCGGGCGGCCGTGGATGCGATTGCCCGGAACGCTGCTAAACTGAAAGCCTCTCACGTGGTTACGATGGGAGGACAGAGAAGGCCTGGGGACAGCTTCTTAAACCGGATCCTCCAAGTGAGGCCGAACCCGTATATGACCGCCTATGACCTGCTCTATAAACTTACCACCCATTACTACCTGTTCAACAATGCCTTTGCCTATCTCCAGAAGGACGAGAGAGGTAATCTACAAGCCATATGGCCGTTACGTCCCTTGAGCATGGAATACCTCATGGATGCGACCGGAACGCTTTACGCTAGATTCGTATTTTCCGGCGGACAGGAAGTCACCCTGCCTTTTTCAGAAGTGTTTACCGTAAGGCGGCACTTCAACGGGAACGATTTATTGGGAGATCCGAATACGGCCATCCTCCCCACCCTGGACTTGGCCCATACCCAGAATGAAGGCCTTAAAAATGCCATCCGGGCCAATGCGACCATCCGAGGAATCCTCAAATTCCAGCAGGTCCTCTCCCCGGAGAAGCTTAAAGCCGAGAAAGAAGCCTTCATCAACGATTATTTGACCATCACCAACGCTGGAGGGATTGCGGCCTTAGATTCCAAATCGGAGTACATTCCCTTAGAGCTTAAACCCTATAGCATAGACGACAAACAGCTCCAGGCCGTAAAGCAAAAGATCTATGACTACCTAGGGATCTCTGAGAAGATCGTCAATTCCACCTACAACGAGGAGGAATGGGCCGCCTTCTATGAATCCGTGATCGAGCCTTTAGCCCTTCAATTCTCCCTGGAACTTACGGACAAGCTCTTTACGCCCAGGGAACAAGCCTTTGGGAATTCCATTCTCTTGGAGAGCAACAGGCTTCAGTTTGCGAGCAACACGACCAAAACCAACATCCTGAAGGAGCTCATGCCCCTTGGCCTGTTTACCATCAACCAAGCCTTGGAGATCCTGAACCTCCCATCCGTGGAGGATGGGGATAGACGCTTACAGACCCTTAACGTGGTGAGCGCAGAGAAGGCCGACCAATACCAGTTAGGAGGTAACAATGAGTAA
- a CDS encoding helix-turn-helix domain-containing protein: protein MEKKLLLVEDVAEILNLSVQSVYTQVREGIIPAIRIGRQLRFDPDKLQEWMDQGGTALPGVWKKDA, encoded by the coding sequence ATGGAAAAGAAGCTGCTTTTAGTTGAGGATGTAGCGGAGATCCTGAATCTTTCGGTCCAAAGCGTTTATACCCAAGTGAGGGAGGGAATCATCCCAGCGATCCGCATTGGTCGGCAATTGCGCTTTGATCCTGATAAGCTCCAAGAGTGGATGGATCAAGGAGGTACAGCTCTTCCAGGCGTATGGAAGAAAGATGCTTAA